From a region of the Lactuca sativa cultivar Salinas chromosome 4, Lsat_Salinas_v11, whole genome shotgun sequence genome:
- the LOC111910572 gene encoding disease resistance protein RUN1 — translation MASSSTSSVQKSFKYDVFLSFRGEDTRTNFVDHLYHALQNKSIHTYKDDERIKKGKKISDELIGSIEDSKFYIIVFSKNYAASSWCLDELVKIMECHRTTEHTAYPVFYDVEPSEVRKQNGAVGEAFAKYEMEEAAGKWRQALKEATDLAGWELKKTSDGHEAKFIQKIVEELSLELRSISFN, via the exons ATGGCGTCTTCTTCAACTTCATCCGTTCAAAAGAGCTTTAAGTATGATGTGTTTTTGAGTTTTAGAGGCGAAGACACTCGTACAAACTTCGTTGATCATCTTTATCATGCTCTTCAGAACAAAAGCATTCATACTTACAAGGACGATGAGAGAATCAAAAAAGGGAAAAAGATTAGTGATGAGCTCATCGGATCGATTGAAGATTCAAAATTCTACATCATTGTTTTCTCCAAGAACTATGCCGCTTCATCTTGGTGCTTGGATGAACTTGTGAAGATAATGGAATGTCATAGAACAACCGAGCATACTGCCTACCCTGTTTTCTATGACGTGGAACCCTCCGAAGTCAGAAAACAAAATGGGGCAGTTGGAGAAGCATTTGCCAAGTATGAAATGGAAGAGGCTGCTGGGAAATGGAGACAGGCTCTGAAAGAAGCAACAGATCTGGCTGGATGGGAGTTGAAGAAGACTTCTGATGG GCATGAAGCTAAATTTATCCAAAAGATTGTTGAAGAGCTTTCACTAGAGCTACGTTCCATTAGTTTCAACTAA